In the genome of Pseudomonas sp. B33.4, the window ACTGGCAGCAGGACCCGCAGGGCAACTATCTCGCGCGGCTGGTGTTCCCCGAGAAAACCAATGAATTGCGCATCGAAGTCGATCTGCTCGCCGAAATGGCCGTGTTCAACCCCTTCGATTTTTTCCTCGAACCCTACGCCGAGAAAATCCCTTTCTCCTATGCAGCCGATGAGCGCAAGGAACTGGCGCCGTACCTCGAAACCCTGCCACTGACACCCAAATTCAAAGCCTATCTGGACGCCATCGACCGCACGCCATTGCCTGCGGTGGATTTTCTGGTGGCGCTCAATCAGCGTCTGAGCGAAGACATCGGCTATCTGATCCGCATGGAGCCGGGCGTGCAGACCCCGGAACACACCCTCGAACACGCCTCGGGTTCCTGCCGGGATTCGGCGTGGTTGCTGGTGCAACTGCTGCGTAACCTCGGCCTGGCAGCACGATTCGTCTCCGGCTACCTGATTCAACTGACCGCCGATGTGAAAAGCCTCGATGGCCCGTCCGGCACCGAAGTGGATTTCACCGACCTGCACGCCTGGTGCGAGGTGTATCTGCCGGGCGCCGGCTGGATCGGTCTGGATGCGACGTCAGGGCTGTTTGCCGGCGAAGGGCATATCCCGTTGGCGTGTAGTCCCGATCCGTCCTCGGCGGCGCCGATCAGTGGCTTGGTCGAGCCTTGCGAGTGTGAGTTCAGCCACGAAATGTCGGTGGAGCGGATCTGGGAGGCGCCGCGCGTCACCAAGCCCTATACCGATGAGCAATGGCTGGCGATTCAGGCGCTCGGTCGGCAGATCGATGCCGACCTGTTGGCGGATGATGTGCGCCTGACCATGGGCGGCGAGCCGACTTTCGTGTCCATCGATGACCCGGACGGCGCCGAGTGGAACACCGCTGCGTTGGGTGACGATAAACGTCGACTGTCCGCCGAACTGTTCCAGCGCATGCGCAAGCACTACGCGCCGAAAGGCCTCGTGCATTTTGGTCAGGGCAAGTGGTATCCCGGCGAGCAACTGCCGCGCTGGTCGCTCAATTGCTATTGGCGGCGCGATGGCGTGCCGATCTGGCACAACGACGCGCTGATCGCCGATGAGCAGCAGGATTACGGCGCCAATGGCGAACTGGCCGGGCGTTTTCTGGGCAGTGTCGCCGAACGCCTGAAACTGCCTGCACGCTTTGTCTTTCCGGCCTACGAAGACAATTTCTATTACCTCTGGCGCGAGGGCACATTGCCGAGCAATGTCAGCGCCGAAGATTCGCGTCTGGAAGAACCGCTTGAGCGCGCACGCCTGCGCAAGGTCTTCAGTCAGGGCCTGAACAAGGTGATCGGCCAGGTGCTGCCGCTGGCGCGCACGGCCAAGGGCGACCAATGGCAGAGCGGGCGCTGGTATCTGCGTGAGGAGCATTGCCGTTTGATCCCGGGGGATTCGCCGCTGGGCTATCGCCTGCCACTGGGGTCGCAGCCATGGGTGAAGGCCGCCGAGTATCCGTTTATTCATCCACAGGATCCGAATCAGGATTTCCCCGAGCTGCCACACCCCGCGCAGCTCAACAGCCCGGGCGAAGCGGCGACGACTGACGAGCGCGTGCCGAAAATCGACGAATCTGCCGATTGGCTGACCCGCACTGCGTTCTGCGCCGAGGCGCGTGAAGGGCGTTTGTACCTGTTCATGCCGCCGCTGGAGCGGGTGGAGGATTATCTGGAACTGGTGGCGGCCATCGAGGCCACCGCCGAAGAACTGCATTGCCCGGTGTTGCTCGAAGGCTACGAGCCGCCGAGCGATCCACGCCTGAGCAACTTGCGCATCACTCCGGATCCGGGGGTGATCGAGGTCAACGTGCAGCCATCGGCGACATGGGACGAACTGGTCGAGCGCACCGAGTTTCTTTATGAACAGGCGCGCCAGACGCGGCTGACCACCGAGAAATTCATGATCGATGGTCGGCACACTGGCACCGGCGGCGGGAACCATTTTGTTCTCGGTGGCGCGACGCCGGCGGACTCCCCGTTTCTGCGTCGCCCCGATCTGCTGCGCAGCCTGATCAGTTACTGGCACAACCATCCGTCGTTGTCCTATCTGTTTTCCGGACTTTTTATCGGCCCGACGTCTCAGGCGCCGCGTGTCGACGAGGCGCGCAATGACGCGCTGTACGAACTGGAAATCGCTTTTGCGCAGATGCCCGAACCGGGCGAGGAGTGCGCGCCATGGCTGGTCGATCGACTGCTGCGCAACCTGCTGATCGACGTCACCGGCAACACGCACCGCGCCGAATTCTGCATCGACAAACTCTATTCGCCGGACGGCGCCACCGGGCGTCTTGGCTTGCTGGAACTGCGCGCCTTTGAAATGCCACCCCACGCGCGCATGAGCCTGGCTCAGCAGTTGTTGCTGCGGGCGCTGGTCGCACGGTTCTGGCGCGAACCTTATGCGCCACCGAAACTGGCGCGCTGGGGCACCGAACTGCACGATCGTTTCCTGCTGCCGCACTTTATCGAGCAGGATTTCGCTGACGTCATCGTCGAACTCAACAACGCCGGTTACCCGCTGCGCGCGGAATGGTTTGCCGCGCATATGGAGTTTCGTTTTCCCAAGGTTGGCGATTACGCCGTCAATGGCATCGAACTGGAGCTGCGTCAGGCGCTGGAACCGTGGCATGTTCTGGGCGAGGAGGGTGCGGCAGGCGGCACAGTGCGTTACGTCGATTCATCGCTGGAGCGCTTGCAGGTCAAACTCAAAGGGCTGCCGCCGCAGCGCTATCTGCTGACCTGCAATGGTGTCGCGGTACCGTTGCACCCTACCGGGCGGGTGGGCGAGTTCGTTGCCGGTGTGCGTTATCGCGCGTGGCAACCGGCCAACTGCCTGCAACCGACCATACCCGTGCACGCACCGCTGGTGTTCGACTTGCTCGACACCTGGATGGGCCGCTCGCTGGGCGGTTGTCAGTACCATGTCGCGCATCCGGGCGGGCGCAATTACGAGACGTTGCCGGTCAACGCCAACGAAGCGGAGAGCAGGCGGATGGCGCGGTTCTTCCGCGTCGGACACACGCCGGGGAAACTTCCGATACCGAACGTAGAAATCAGTGACGAGCTACCGATGACAATCGATTTGCGACGTTTCTAAGGCCTACGCGACACGCGGATTTTTCGTATATCCGCGCGTCATGTGCCTGCGTTAGTCTGACCGTTCCTTGCTGTCTGCCGAGCTTTCCATGCCTGACCTGCTAGACCGCTACCCGCTTACGGCGGGCACTTATCACGAACTGCTCGACGGCAGTGGCGCGGTGCGCCCGCATTGGCAGCGGCTGTTCGATCAGTTGCAGCGCAGCACGCCGGCACAACTGGTGCAGCGGCAAGCCTTGCTGGCGCGGCAGATTCAGGAAAACGGCGTTACTTATAACGTTTATGCCGACCCGAAAGGCGCGGATCGCCCGTGGGAGCTGGATCTGCTGCCGCATGTGATTGCGGCGGATGAATGGCGGCAATTGTCGGCAGGCATCGCTCAGCGCGCGCGACTGCTCAACGCCGTGCTGGCGGATTTGTACGGGCCGCAGCGCTTGATCAGCGAAGGCCTGTTGCCGGCTGAACTGGTCTTCGGGCACAACAATTTTCTCTGGCCCTGTCAGGGCATCGTTCCCCCGGAAAACGCCTTCCTGCATCTGTACGCGGTGGATCTGGCGCGCACGCCGGATGGGCGTTGGTGGGTGACCGCCGATCGCACACAAGCGCCTTCGGGCGCCGGGTATGCCCTGGAAAACCGCACCATTGTGTCGCGCGCCTTTCCCGAGTTGTACCGGGATCTGAAGGTGCAGCATCTGGCCGGGTTTTTCCGCACGTTGCAGGAAACCCTCGCGCGACAGGCACCGTGTGACGATGACGCACCGCTGGTGGTGCTGCTCACGCCGGGGCGTTTCAACGAAAGCTATTTCGAGCATTTGTATCTGGCTCGCCAGCTCGGTTACCCGTTGGTCGAGGGCGGAGACCTGACGGTGCGCGACGCCACGGTCTATCTGAAAACCCTCAGTGGCCTGCGTCGGGTACACGCGATCATGCGCCGTCTCGACGACGACTTCTGTGATCCTCTGGAGCTGCGCACAGACTCTGCGCTCGGCGTGCCCGGGCTGCTCGAAGCGGTGCGTCAGGGCCGCGTACTGGTCGCCAACGCGCTGGGCAGTGGCGTGCTGGAGTCACCGGGACTGCTCGGGTTTCTGCCGAAGATCAATCAATTCCTGTTCGGCGAAGACCTGCTTCTGCCGTCGATCGCGACGTGGTGGTGCGGCGAGGCGCCGGTATTGGCGCAAGCCCTGGAAAAACTTCCCGAGCTGCTGATCAAGCCAGCCTTCCCCTCACAAAGCTTCACACCTGTGTTTGGCCGTGATCTGAGTGAAAAGCAGCGTCAGGCGCTTGCCGAGCGCATGCAGGCGCGCCCTTACGCCTACGTCGCGCAAGAATTGGCGCAGCTGTCGCATGCGCCCATCTGGCAGGCCGAAAACGGTCAACTGCAACCGCGTGCGATCGGCATGCGCATGTACGCGGTGGCCAGTGGCGAGGATTATCGCGTGCTGCCCGGTGGCCTGACCCGGGTGGCCGCCGATGCCGATGCCGAAGTGGTGTCGATGCAGCGCGGCGGGGCGAGCAAAGACACTTGGGTATTGGGCGATCGTCCGCCCAGCGGCGAACAGTGGAAGACTCAACGCAACGTCGGCGTCCACGATCTGGTACGGCGCGACCCGTACCTGCCCTCACGGGTAGTGGAAAACCTGTTCTGGTTCGGCCGTTACTGCGAACGCTGTGATGACAGTGCACGGCTGCTGCGGATCGTGCTCGCGCGGTATGTCGATGGCGATGACCCGCAAGCGCTACAGGCGGCGGTCGATCTCGGTGAGCGACTGACGCTGTTACCGGACGAAGGCGAATTGCCGGAGCGCTTGCTCGCAGCACTGCTCGGCGAGGACTGGTCGTTCAGTCTGCGATCCAACCTGCAACGCTTGCAGTGGGCGGCCTCGCAGGTACGCGGCAAGCTCTCGCGGGAGAACTGGCAGGCGCTGGTGGAGTTGCAGCGTGAAGCAATGGAGCTGGACACGGAGGAACCCGACTTCGGCGAACTGCTGGATTTCCTCAACCGCTTGGTGATGTCGCTGGCGGCGCTGTCAGGTTTTGCCCTCGACGACATGACCCGGGACGAGGGCTGGCGCTTTCTGATGATCGGCCGACGCATCGAGCGGCTGCAGTTTCTCAGCAGCAGCCTTGCGGCTTTTCTGCGTGGCGCCGGAGCGTTCGATCAGGCGGGTCTGGAGTGGCTGCTGGAGCTGGGCAACAGCAGCATCACCTATCGCTCACGTTATCTGGCGGTGGCGCAGCTGATTCCGGTGCTCGACCTGTTGTTGCTTGATGAGCAAAACCCGCACGCGGTGTTGTTTCAATTGAAACTGGTGACCCGCACGTTGAAGCGTTTGAACGATGATTTCGGTGTGCCACGGGAAGCGTGGCTGCCACAACTGGTCGAGCGTCTGGCGCGATTCGATCTGGGCTGTCTGGAGAATCCGTTGTTCGGTGAGACCAGCGTACGAGCGGCGCTCAATGGTCTGGCGGATCTCCTGCAGGACATTGCCGACGCCAGTGGTCAGGTCTCGGATCGTCTGGCCCTGCGCCATTTCGCCCATGTCGATGACGTCAGCCAACGCACGGTGTCCGTCTGATGAATGCTCGATACCAGATCTTCCACGACACCTGTTACCACTACGACAGCCCGGTATCCCTGGCGCAACAACTGGCGCACTTGTGGCCGCGTGAATGTGCCTGGCAGCGCTGTACCGAACAGCAATTGCTCATCAGCCCGGACCCGACAGCGCGGCGCGATGAGCTGGATGTATTCGGCAATCCGTTGACCCGACTGGCCTTTGAGCGGCCGCATGACGAATTGCAGGTCAATGCACAACTCACCGTTGAAGTGCTGGCGCGGCCGACGCTGGATTTCAATCAGTCACCCGCCTGGGAGTTGACCCGCGATGCGCTGAGCTACAGCAGTCAGCCGTTGGCCGCTGAGTTGCTCGAAGCCTGCCGTTACCGGTTCCAGTCACCCTACGTGCATTTGAAGCGCAGCTTCGTCGAGTTCTCGCAAAGCTGCTTCCCGGCGGGCCGCCCGTTGCTGTTGGGTGTGCAGGACTTGATGCAGAAGATCTTCAGCGAATTCACCTTCGATGCCGAGGCGACCCAAGTGGCGACGCCCTTGGTGGAAGTGCTGGAGCGGCGACGCGGGGTGTGTCAGGACTTCGCGCACTTGCTGTTGGCCTGCGTGCGTTCGCGAGGGCTGGCGGCGCGATATATCAGTGGTTACCTGCTGACGCAGCCGCCACCAGGACAACCACGCTTGATCGGTGCTGATGCTTCGCATGCCTGGGTTTCAGTTTTTTGTCCGGTGCTGGGCTGGGTGGATTTTGATCCGACCAACAATGTGCGGCCGGCGCTGGAACACATCACGCTGGCGTGGGGGCGGGACTTCTCGGATGTTTCGCCGCTGCGCGGGGTGATTCTTGGCGGTGGCAATCACGACCCGGAAGTCCGCGTTACCGTGATGCCCCTGGATTAACGCAGATCAAACTGTAGGAGTGAGCCTGCTCGCGATAGCGTCAGGTCAGTCAACTTACATGTGGCTGATACACCGCTTTCGCGAGCAGGCTCGCTCCCACATGGGAATTGGGTGCACTTGGGAATGGAAGGCTGCGAGGGCCGGCAGTGAAACCGCCAGCCCCGTCACAAATCCGCAGGGTCTGATTCGATGATCAAACCCGGTGGGGTTCAGGCGTCGGGCGCCTGATCTTTCGGTGTTTCAGTTGCTTGGGTTGCATCAACATCATCTTCCGTTGCCACTTCACCCTCAGGGTTCAGTGCTGCTTCTTCAGCGGTTTGTTTCTTGCGCTGAAGCTTTTCCTCTTTCTTCTGTTCCTTTGCCAGGTCTCGTTGACGTTTGGCGAAGGAGTAATTGGGTTTGGCCATGGGCGTTCCTCTTGGTCGAAGGTGAGGTTGAGCGGCGCGTATTCTGCCCTGTATCGGTGCCCGGCAGTTAGCCGGGTTTTTGGTCGACCCACTTGGGCGTGACGGTCGGCTTCCAGTTATCCAAGGCATCGAGCAGTGTTTGCGGCGATTCGCTCACTTGCAGCATGTCACGGTGTGGCGCGCGAACGAAGCCTTCGCCGACGATATGGTCAAGAAATGCAGTGAGTTTGCTGTAGAAACCGTTCACTTCGAGCAGGCCCAGTGGTTTGCCGTGGTAGCCGAGCTGGCCCCAGGTCCAGACTTCGAACAGCTCTTCCAGCGTACCGAGACCACCGGGCAGAGCGATAAACGCATCACTCAGCTCAGCCATGCGCGCCTTGCGCGCGTGCATGCCATCGACCACTTCCAGGCGCGTCAGGCTTTTGTGACCGATTTCCTTGTCCATCAGGCTCTGCGGAATGATGCCGATCACTTCACCGCCAGCGGCCAGCGCGGCGTCGGCGACAATGCCCATCAAGCCCACAGCACCACCGCCGTAGACCAGGGTCAACTTGCGTTCAGCCAAGGCCCGGCCAAGGGCGATGGCGGCTTCGGTGTAAGCCGGATCAGTGCCAGCATTGGCACCGCAAAATACACATACGGATTTCAGAGACATGCCTTCCTCCTGGGTCAATCCGTCACAGGGTAATGGCTGGCACGCCGTGATCCAAGGCCTAAACTTCGCGTTCAGGCGATTCAAAGGTACCGCTGGCGCCACAGGCGTAGGCGGCGAGCAAACTGTACAACAGACCGTTAAAGAACATGACAGGCACTCCGTCTCAGTAGATGCGCCGATCATAGGGCCGGCCGGGGAATCTGGCCGTTAGATTGTGTCGATGAGTGTCATAGCCTGAAAGTTGTATACAATTTTTGACTCAAGTCATAGGAACTTGCGAAGATTTCAGGCAGTCTTTCCACCATTCGTGTTTTTGTTAACCCTGCCTTGGAGATTCACCATGTTTTCCAAAGTTGTTGCGGTATCCCTGCTGGCGCTGGCCAGCAGCCAATTGATGGCTGCCGAGTGCAAAACCACCGTTGACTCCACCGATCAGATGTCCTTCAACACCAAGGAAATCGTGATCGACAAGAGCTGCAAGACCTTCACCGTCGAACTGACCCACTCCGGCAGCCTGCCGAAGAACGTGATGGGCCATAACCTGGTGATCAGCAAAGAAGCTGACATGCAGCCGATCGCTACCGACGGTCTGGCCGCTGGCATCGACAAGAACTACCTGAAAGACGGCGACGCTCGCGTGATCGCCCACACCAAAATCATCGGCGCCAAAGAAACCGATTCGCTGACCTTCGACGTGTCGAAGCTGAACGCCGCTGAAAAATACGGCTTCTTCTGCTCGTTCCCTGGCCACATCTCGATGATGAAAGGCACGATTACCGTTAAGTAAGTACGCCAATCGCGTCATCGTTCTTCGCGAGCAAGCTCGCTCCCACAGGTTCGCGCCGTCAATGTGGGAGCGAGCTTGCTCGCGAAGGGGCCATCGACATCAACTGATGTCTGGGCCAAAGAAAAGCCCGCTGAGGACCACTCCTCAGCGGGCTTTTTCATGCCATCAGCACTTACGGCGCAAACGGCATCACACGCTTGTGATGAGTTTTGTTGTAGGTCGCAACGATGATGTCGAACGCTTCCTGACGCACCGGTTCGCCGTGCAGGAACGCATCGATCTCGGCATAGGTCACGCCGTGGGACGCTTCGTCTGGTTTCCCTGGCGACAGGTCTTCCAGATCCGCCGTCGGGATTTTCTCGACCAGCGACTCCGGCGCACCAAAGCTGCGCGCAATCGCCCGAACCTGGTTTTTCACCAGACCGCTGAGCGGTGCCAGATCGCAGGCGCCGTCACCGAACTTGGTGAAGAAACCCATCACCGCTTCCGCCGCATGATCGGTGCCGATCACCAGACCATGCGCCGCGCCGGCGATGGTGTACTGGGCGACCATGCGCATGCGTGCCTTGGTATTGCCGAGCACAAAGTCCACCGACACCGCGTGCTTGCCTTCAAACGCCGCCACTTCACTGGCCAGCGATTTCACCGCCGGGCCGATGTTGACCGTGTGGCGTTCGTCCGGGGCAATGAAATCCACCGAAGCCTGGGCGTCGTGCTCGTCGAACTGGGTTTCGTAAGGCAGGCGCACGGCGATGAATGTGTAGCTGTTGTCGCCGGTCTTGTCGCGCAGCTCACGCATCGCGCGCTGGGCCAAGAGACCTGCGGTCAGCGAGTCGACGCCGCCGCTGATGCCCAGCACCAGTGTCTTGAGCCCCGAATTGACCAGGCAATCCTGAATAAAGGTAATGCGCCGGGCGACTTCGGCCTGCAGAGCCTTGTAGTCGGCGAACGGCGGTTGCACCTTGAGCTGCTGCGCAATCTCACGCTGTACGGCTTGCATGAATTCACTCCTTGCTAGATAGACTGGAATCGGCAGGAACCTGGAACACGTGTCGCAAATAGGCGACGAAATTCGGGTCTTTGCAGTGGGACTTGCCTGGCTCGTCGGAGATCTTCGCCACCGGTTGGCCGTTGCAGGCAGTCATTTTAAGCACGATGCTCATCGGTTCGACACCCGGAATGTCACAGGTGAGGTTGGTGCCGATGCCGAAGCTGACGTTGATCCGACCGTGCAGCGCGCGGAAGATCTCCAGCGACTTGGGCAGGGTCAGGCTGTCGGAGAACACCAGGGTCTTGCTCATCGGGTCGATGCCAAGCCTGTGATAGTGCGCGATGCATTTTTCGCCCCACACCACAGGATCGCCGGAGTCATGGCGCAGGCCATCGAACAGCTTGGCGAAGAACAGATCAAAATCGCCGAGGAAGGCATCGGTGGTGATGCAATCGGTGAGCGCGATCCCCAGTAAACCGCGATATTCACGGACCCAGCAATCGAGTGCGGCGATCTGGCTGTCGATCAGCCGTGGACCGAGTTGTTGATGGGCCATGATCCATTCGTGGGCCATGGTACCCAGCGGTTTCATGTCCAGTTCGCGGGACAGGTGCACGTTGCTGGTACCGACAAAACGTCCGGGGAAATCGTGCTTGAGTACATTCACCACTTCAGCCTGCACGCCATACGAAAAGCGTCGACGGGTGCCGAAATCGGCGACTTGCAGTTGCGATAACTCATCGGCCGAAGCGTTGGCGGTCAGCCAGTCGAATTTGCGATAGAGCTGCTCGCGGGCCTGTTCAAGCACTGTTTCACGATAGCGATAGCGGTTGCGTACTTCGCTGACGATCGCCAGCAACGGCACTTCGTAGAGGATTACGTGCAGCCATGGTCCACGCAGGCGGATGAACAACTCGCCGTTTTCGATACCGGTATGCACATAGCGCAGGTTGAAGCGGAACAATCCGAGGAAACGCAGGAAGTCTGGTTTGAGGAAACTGATCCGCTCAAGGAAACTCAGTTGGTCGGCGCTCAGGCTCAACTCGGCCAGACGCTCGATCTGGTAGCGGATCTCGGCCAGATACGGGCGCAGATCCTCGCTGTTACGGCAACGAAACTCCCATTCGACTTCAACGTTGGGGTAGTTGTGCAGCACCGCCTGCATCATTGTCAGTTTGTAGAAGTCGGTGTCGAGCAGGTTCTGCACGATGCGATCGGCAAACACACTCTCGCTCATAACGGGGTCTCCAGGTGCGCCGCGCGCTGGCGCGGTCTCAATCAATGGCGCTAGTGGCGCATATCCGGGACGAAGATTGCCAGCAGTTTTTTAAATCACCGCAGAACCCTTGTGGGAGCGAGCCTGCTCGCGAAGGCGTCATTTCAGTCAACATTGATACTGAATGTGCCGGCCTCTTCGCGAGCAGGCTCGCTCCCACATTTTTCAATCGAGTCAAATTTCCGGGCTGTCGATCTGTTCGAGCATCCACTTCACAAAATCACGCACCTTCGGCACTTCCGCCGCATGCTCCGGGTACGCCAGGTAATAGGCATCAGTGCTGGGCATGGCATGCTCAAAGGGAATGACCAGTTTGCCGTCGGCCAATTCCTCTTCCACCAGAAATCGCGGCAACAACGCCACGCCACAGCCGACCTGCGCGGCACGGATGCACATATAAAAGGTTTCGAAGCGCGGCCCGTGGTAGCTGTGCTCGGTCTGGTAACCCTGGCTGTCGAACCAGTCGTGCCAGGCCTGCGGGCGCGAGGCATTTTGCAGCAGCACCAGATCGGTGAGTTGCGTCGGATCAGTGAACGGCGTGTCCGGCAGGCTGCCCGGGGCGCAGACCGGCACCAGCTCTTCGCCGAACAACTTCAGGCATTCAGTGCCGGGCCGTGAGCCCTGACCGAAGTAGAACGCCAGATCACTGCGCCCTTGCAGCAGATCATCCGCCTCCTGTTCGTTGCACAAATCCAGATGGATCGACGGATGGCGCAAGCGCCAGCCTTTCAGGCGCGGCACCAGCCAGCGGGCGCCGAAGGTCGAGGGTGTAGAAACACGCAGGACTTCGGTTTCGCCGCCGTAGGAACGCAGGTAATGCGTCGACATCTCCACTTGCGAGAGGATTTTTCGTACTTCAACCAGGTACAAATCCCCGGCCGGGGTCATCTGCAAGCGCCGCCGCACCCGGCGGAACAACAAGTGTTGCAACAACTCTTCAAGCTGCGCGACCTGTTTGCTCACCGCACTCTGGGTCAGGTTCAGCTCCTCAGCGGCGCGAGTGAAACTCAGGTGCCGGGTCACGGCCTCGAAGCACTGCAACGCGGTGATCGAGGGCAAGTGGCGTTTGTTCAGCATGGCCGATCCTTTTCTTGTCTTTCTGTGCGCAGCATGAATAAACGGAATGATATCTCGCGTAAAGGTCGTTTGTTGCCTCGTCATTGTGACGCTACAACTAAAGGCCTGCCCGGTCGCGAAAAAGCGTCCGCACACATTCAGTTTTTTGTTTGAGGAGTGACCCATGGTTGCCGCATTGCTTGATCGTCTAGGTGTGACCCCGGCCCTTTATCAGAACGGCAAAGTGCCGGTGCACTCGCCGATCGACGGCAGCCGCATCGCCGCGGTCAACTGGGAAGGCCCGGCCGAAGTCGAGCAGCACATCAGTCGCGCAGATCATGCGTTCGAGCAGTGGCGCAAGGTGCCGGCCCCGCGTCGCGGCGAGCTGGTGCGTCAATTCGGTGAAGTGCTGCGCGAATACAAGGCTGATCTTGGCGAGCTGGTTTCCTGGGAGGCCGGCAAGATCACTCAGGAAGGCTTGGGTGAAGTGCAGGAGATGATCGACATCTGCGATTTCGCCGTCGGCTTGTCCCGCCAGCTGTACGGTTTGACCATTGCCTCCGAGCGTCCGGGCCACCACATGCGTGAAACCTGGCATCCGCTGGGCGTGGTCGGGGTGATCAGCGCGTTCAACTTCCCGGTGGCGGTGTGGGCGTGGAACACCACGCTGGCGCTGGTCTGCGGCAACCCGGTGGTGTGGAAACCGTCGGAGAAAACCCCGCTGACCGCACTGGCCTGTCAGGCACTGTTCGACCGCGTGGTGAAGAACTTCACCGATGCCCCGGCGAACCTTTGCCAAGTGATTATTGGTGGCCGCGATGCCGGCGAAGCGTTGGTCGATGACCCGCGTGTCGCGCTGATCAGTGCCACTGGCAGCACGCGCATGGGCCGCGAAGTGGCGCCGAAAGTCGCCGCGCGTTTTGCCCGCAGCATTCTGGAACTGGGCGGCAACAACGCGATGATCCTCGGCCCAAGCGCCGACCTCGACATGGCGGTGCGTGCAATTCTGTTCAGCGCCGTCGGCACTGCCGGTCAGCGCTGCACCACGTTACGTCGTCTGATCGCCCATGAGTCGGTCAAGGAAGA includes:
- a CDS encoding LysR family transcriptional regulator; the encoded protein is MLNKRHLPSITALQCFEAVTRHLSFTRAAEELNLTQSAVSKQVAQLEELLQHLLFRRVRRRLQMTPAGDLYLVEVRKILSQVEMSTHYLRSYGGETEVLRVSTPSTFGARWLVPRLKGWRLRHPSIHLDLCNEQEADDLLQGRSDLAFYFGQGSRPGTECLKLFGEELVPVCAPGSLPDTPFTDPTQLTDLVLLQNASRPQAWHDWFDSQGYQTEHSYHGPRFETFYMCIRAAQVGCGVALLPRFLVEEELADGKLVIPFEHAMPSTDAYYLAYPEHAAEVPKVRDFVKWMLEQIDSPEI
- a CDS encoding aldehyde dehydrogenase family protein codes for the protein MVAALLDRLGVTPALYQNGKVPVHSPIDGSRIAAVNWEGPAEVEQHISRADHAFEQWRKVPAPRRGELVRQFGEVLREYKADLGELVSWEAGKITQEGLGEVQEMIDICDFAVGLSRQLYGLTIASERPGHHMRETWHPLGVVGVISAFNFPVAVWAWNTTLALVCGNPVVWKPSEKTPLTALACQALFDRVVKNFTDAPANLCQVIIGGRDAGEALVDDPRVALISATGSTRMGREVAPKVAARFARSILELGGNNAMILGPSADLDMAVRAILFSAVGTAGQRCTTLRRLIAHESVKEEIVTRLKAAYSKVRIGNPLEGNLVGPLIDKHSFENMQDALEQALSEGGRVFGGKRQLEDQFPNAYYVSPAIVEMPEQSDVVCNETFAPILYVVGYSDFQEALRLNNAVPQGLSSCIFTTDVREAEQFMSAVGSDCGIANVNIGPSGAEIGGAFGGEKETGGGRESGSDAWRAYMRRQTNTVNYSLELPLAQGITFD
- the pncB gene encoding nicotinate phosphoribosyltransferase, encoding MSESVFADRIVQNLLDTDFYKLTMMQAVLHNYPNVEVEWEFRCRNSEDLRPYLAEIRYQIERLAELSLSADQLSFLERISFLKPDFLRFLGLFRFNLRYVHTGIENGELFIRLRGPWLHVILYEVPLLAIVSEVRNRYRYRETVLEQAREQLYRKFDWLTANASADELSQLQVADFGTRRRFSYGVQAEVVNVLKHDFPGRFVGTSNVHLSRELDMKPLGTMAHEWIMAHQQLGPRLIDSQIAALDCWVREYRGLLGIALTDCITTDAFLGDFDLFFAKLFDGLRHDSGDPVVWGEKCIAHYHRLGIDPMSKTLVFSDSLTLPKSLEIFRALHGRINVSFGIGTNLTCDIPGVEPMSIVLKMTACNGQPVAKISDEPGKSHCKDPNFVAYLRHVFQVPADSSLSSKE